TGTTTATTCTGTATTCTCTTTTCTGTGTCTTCTGTGCTTGGGCTCTTGTGGTCATGTCGCTTCGCTCGGCAGTGCGGTTAACTTACTTCGCGACCAAGGTCGCTCCTACTGGTTTTAGAATAGTTTCTCGGGGATTATGACCACGTCGTTGTTTTGCATGATCAGGTTAGCGGCTTGGTTTTGATCGTCCTTCTGTGAGAGGTCGATGACTGTGACCTTGGTATCACCCTTTGCGCTACGGCGATGCAGCTCGATGCGTTTTTCATTGCCCCCCGCTGCGATATCGCCTGCGGCGGTAATGACGTCGATCAGAGTGAATTCCTCTTCCGGCGGGATGACCACGAAGCCGGGACGATTGACTTTGCCACGCACACGGACGCGTCGTTGGGCGTATTCGGTGATTTGGATGCTCA
This DNA window, taken from Pelagicoccus albus, encodes the following:
- a CDS encoding polysaccharide biosynthesis/export family protein, which codes for MKSKPLIKLLSFSLLLLLCGKAIAQSGDENYQLKPGDTIAMRIFQEPDMALESRISADGSVQFPLIGLIKVGGKTLPDLQSELYALYDADYFVNPQVSIQITEYAQRRVRVRGKVNRPGFVVIPPEEEFTLIDVITAAGDIAAGGNEKRIELHRRSAKGDTKVTVIDLSQKDDQNQAANLIMQNNDVVIIPEKLF